A single window of Anomalospiza imberbis isolate Cuckoo-Finch-1a 21T00152 unplaced genomic scaffold, ASM3175350v1 scaffold_48, whole genome shotgun sequence DNA harbors:
- the LOC137466935 gene encoding mitogen-activated protein kinase 7-like isoform X1, with translation MESDLHQIIHSSQPLTLEHVRYFLYQLLRGLKYIHSANVLHRDLKPSNLLVNENCELKIGDFGMARGLGADPRQAKAFLTEYVATRWYRAPELLLSLHRYTRAIDMWSVGCIFAEMLGRRQLFPGRNYVHQLQLIMAVLGTPPPGVMAAIGAERVRAYVQSLPPRPPVPWESLFGEAEPAALALLGRMLRFDPRERVGVAEALRHPFLAKYHDPEDEPECVPAFDFAFDRQALTKEEIKAAIVAEIADFHARRDGIRRQIAPAPSARPDVNMADVGAARGGTEAADAELDAADAAAGDAGAADGPAWPPCADVDMPSPGPAPDCPMDSPRVKAEPGAPAAPKRDGAISDDTKAALKAALLKSAMRNKSKDPPCAAPEAPEGRKPVTAAERQREREEKRRRRQERAKEREKKQRERERREPRPRGEGLHGLVLTDDDRHLLERWTKMADGAPPRQPAPPRPPAPAPPPCPAPPPPAEAWPGPEAWPERPAGAADADVATVTQQLQKSQVEDPLPPVFPVTPKGSGAGYGVGFDLEEFLSQSLDMVGEAKDRATRRRSRRRSWPIGSRFTA, from the exons ATGGAGAGCGACCTCCACCAGATCATCCACTCCTCGCAGCCGCTGACGCTCGAGCACGTCCGCTACTTCCTCTACCAGCTCCTGCGCGGCCTCAAGTACATCCACTCGGCCAACGTCCTCCACCGCGACCTCAAGCCCAGCAACCTGCTGGTCAACGAGAACTGCGAGCTCAAGATCGGCGACTTCGGCATGGCGCGGGGGCTGGGCGCCGACCCCCGCCAGGCCAAGGCGTTCCTCACCGAGTACGTGGCCACGCGCTGGTACCGCGCgccggagctgctgctgtcGCTGCACCGCTACACGCGCGCCATCGACATGTGGTCGGTGGGCTGCATCTTCGCCGAGATGCTCGGCCGCCGGCAGCTCTTCCCCGGCCGCAACTACGTGCACCAGCTCCAGCTGATCATGGCGGTGCTGGGCACGCCGCCGCCCGGCGTCATGGCGGCCATCGGCGCCGAGCGCGTCCGCGCCTACGTGCAGAGCCTGCCGCCGCGCCCGCCGGTGCCGTGGGAGAGCCTCTTCGGCGAGGCCGAGCCGGCGGCGCTGGCGCTGCTGGGGCGGATGCTGCGCTTCGACCCGCGGGAGCGCGTGGGCGTGGCCGAGGCGCTGCGCCACCCCTTCCTGGCCAAGTACCACGACCCCGAGGACGAGCCCGAGTGCGTGCCGGCGTTCGACTTCGCCTTCGACCGCCAGGCGCTCACCAAGGAGGAGATCAAGGCGGCCATCGTGGCCGAGATCGCCGACTTCCACGCGCGCCGCGACGGCATCCGGCGGCAGATCGCGCCGGCGCCCTCGGCCCGCCCCGACGTCAACATGGCCGACGTCGGCGCGGCCCGCGGCGGGACCGAGGCGGCCGATGCCGAACTCGATGCGGCCGACGCCGCCGCCGGCGACGCCGGCGCGGCCGACGGCCCGGCGTGGCCGCCCTGCGCCGACGTGGACatgcccagccccggccccgcccccgacTGCCCCATGGACTCGCCGCGGGTGAAGGCGGAGCCGGGGGCGCCGGCGGCCCCCAAGAGGGACGGCGCCATCTCGGACGACACCAAGGCGGCGCTGAAGGCGGCGCTGCTCAAGTCGGCCATGAGGAACAAGAGCAAGG acCCTCCCTGCGCCGCGCCGGAGGCGCCCGAGGGCCGCAAGCCGGTGACGGCGGCCGAGCGGCAGCGCGAGCGGGAGGAGAAGCGCCGGCGCCGGCAGGAGCGCGCCAAGGAGCGCGAGAAGAAGCAGCGCGAGCGCGAGCGCCGCGAGCCCCGCCCCCggggggaggggctgcacgGCCTGGTCCTCACCGACGACGACCGCCACCTCCTGGAGCGCTGGACCAAGATGGCCGACGGCGCCCCGCCGCGCcagcccgccccgccccgcccccccgccccggccccgcccccctgccccgccccgcccccgcccgccgaGGCCTGGCCGGGCCCCGAGGCGTGGCCGGAGCGGCCGGCCGGCGCCGCCGACGCCGACGTGGCCACGGTGAcgcagcagctgcagaagtcgcag GTGGAGGATCCGCTGCCCCCCGTGTTCCCGGTGACGCCCaagggcagcggggccgggtACGGCGTCGGCTTCGACCTGGAGGAGTTCCTGAGCCAATCGCTGGACATGGTGGGGGAGGCCAAGGACAG GGCGACTCGGCGCCGCTCTCGGCGTCGCTCTTGGCCGATTGGCTCGAGGTTCACCGCCTGA
- the STX1B gene encoding syntaxin-1B, with translation MDEFFEQVEEIRGCIEKLSEDVEQVKKQHSAILAAPNPDEKTKQELEDLTADIKKTANKVRSKLKAIEQSIEQEEGLNRSSADLRIRKTQHSTLSRKFVEVMTEYNATQSKYRDRCKDRIQRQLEITGRTTTNEELEDMLESGKLAVFTDDIKMDSQMTKQALNEIETRHNEIIKLETSIRELHDMFVDMAMLVESQGEMIDRIEYNVEHSVDYVERAVSDTKKAVKYQSKARRKKIMIIICCVVLGVVLASSIGGTLGL, from the exons ATGGACGAGTTCTTCGAGCAG GTGGAGGAGATCCGGGGCTGCATCGAGAAGCTCTCGGAGGACGTGGAGCAGGTGAAGAAGCAGCACAGCGCCATCCTGGCCGCCCCCAACCCCGATGAGA AGACCAAGCAGGAGCTCGAGGACCTCACGGCCGACATCAAGAAGACGGCGAACAAAGTGCGCTCCAAATTGAAAG CCATCGAGCAGAGCATcgagcaggaggaggggctgaaCCGCTCCTCGGCCGACCTGCGCATCCGCAAGACGCAG CACTCGACGCTGTCCCGGAAGTTCGTGGAGGTGATGACCGAGTACAACGCCACGCAGTCCAAGTACCGCGACCGCTGCAAGGACCGCATCCAGCGCCAGCTCGAGATCA ccgGCCGGACCACGACCAACGAGGAGCTGGAGGACATGCTGGAGAGCGGCAAGCTGGCCGTCTTCACCGACGAC ATCAAGATGGACTCGCAGATGACCAAGCAGGCGCTGAACGAGATCGAGACGCGGCACAACGAGATCATCAAGCTGGAGACCAGCATCCGCGAGCTGCACGACATGTTCGTGGACATGGCCATGCTGGTGGAGAGCCAG GGCGAGATGATTGACCGCATCGAGTACAACGTCGAGCACTCCGTGGATTACGTCGAGCGCGCCGTGTCCGACACCAAGAAAGCCGTCAAGTACCAGAGCAAGGCCCGGCGG AAGAAGATCATGATCATCATCTGCTGCGTGGTGCTGGGCGTGGTCCTGGCCTCCTCCATCGGGGGCACCTTGGGCCTCTAg
- the LOC137466935 gene encoding mitogen-activated protein kinase 7-like isoform X2, translating into MESDLHQIIHSSQPLTLEHVRYFLYQLLRGLKYIHSANVLHRDLKPSNLLVNENCELKIGDFGMARGLGADPRQAKAFLTEYVATRWYRAPELLLSLHRYTRAIDMWSVGCIFAEMLGRRQLFPGRNYVHQLQLIMAVLGTPPPGVMAAIGAERVRAYVQSLPPRPPVPWESLFGEAEPAALALLGRMLRFDPRERVGVAEALRHPFLAKYHDPEDEPECVPAFDFAFDRQALTKEEIKAAIVAEIADFHARRDGIRRQIAPAPSARPDVNMADVGAARGGTEAADAELDAADAAAGDAGAADGPAWPPCADVDMPSPGPAPDCPMDSPRVKAEPGAPAAPKRDGAISDDTKAALKAALLKSAMRNKSKDPPCAAPEAPEGRKPVTAAERQREREEKRRRRQERAKEREKKQRERERREPRPRGEGLHGLVLTDDDRHLLERWTKMADGAPPRQPAPPRPPAPAPPPCPAPPPPAEAWPGPEAWPERPAGAADADVATVTQQLQKSQVEDPLPPVFPVTPKGSGAGYGVGFDLEEFLSQSLDMVGEAKDSQGDSAPLSASLLADWLEVHRLSPAALESLQRDLQLGSPMLLADDPPAP; encoded by the exons ATGGAGAGCGACCTCCACCAGATCATCCACTCCTCGCAGCCGCTGACGCTCGAGCACGTCCGCTACTTCCTCTACCAGCTCCTGCGCGGCCTCAAGTACATCCACTCGGCCAACGTCCTCCACCGCGACCTCAAGCCCAGCAACCTGCTGGTCAACGAGAACTGCGAGCTCAAGATCGGCGACTTCGGCATGGCGCGGGGGCTGGGCGCCGACCCCCGCCAGGCCAAGGCGTTCCTCACCGAGTACGTGGCCACGCGCTGGTACCGCGCgccggagctgctgctgtcGCTGCACCGCTACACGCGCGCCATCGACATGTGGTCGGTGGGCTGCATCTTCGCCGAGATGCTCGGCCGCCGGCAGCTCTTCCCCGGCCGCAACTACGTGCACCAGCTCCAGCTGATCATGGCGGTGCTGGGCACGCCGCCGCCCGGCGTCATGGCGGCCATCGGCGCCGAGCGCGTCCGCGCCTACGTGCAGAGCCTGCCGCCGCGCCCGCCGGTGCCGTGGGAGAGCCTCTTCGGCGAGGCCGAGCCGGCGGCGCTGGCGCTGCTGGGGCGGATGCTGCGCTTCGACCCGCGGGAGCGCGTGGGCGTGGCCGAGGCGCTGCGCCACCCCTTCCTGGCCAAGTACCACGACCCCGAGGACGAGCCCGAGTGCGTGCCGGCGTTCGACTTCGCCTTCGACCGCCAGGCGCTCACCAAGGAGGAGATCAAGGCGGCCATCGTGGCCGAGATCGCCGACTTCCACGCGCGCCGCGACGGCATCCGGCGGCAGATCGCGCCGGCGCCCTCGGCCCGCCCCGACGTCAACATGGCCGACGTCGGCGCGGCCCGCGGCGGGACCGAGGCGGCCGATGCCGAACTCGATGCGGCCGACGCCGCCGCCGGCGACGCCGGCGCGGCCGACGGCCCGGCGTGGCCGCCCTGCGCCGACGTGGACatgcccagccccggccccgcccccgacTGCCCCATGGACTCGCCGCGGGTGAAGGCGGAGCCGGGGGCGCCGGCGGCCCCCAAGAGGGACGGCGCCATCTCGGACGACACCAAGGCGGCGCTGAAGGCGGCGCTGCTCAAGTCGGCCATGAGGAACAAGAGCAAGG acCCTCCCTGCGCCGCGCCGGAGGCGCCCGAGGGCCGCAAGCCGGTGACGGCGGCCGAGCGGCAGCGCGAGCGGGAGGAGAAGCGCCGGCGCCGGCAGGAGCGCGCCAAGGAGCGCGAGAAGAAGCAGCGCGAGCGCGAGCGCCGCGAGCCCCGCCCCCggggggaggggctgcacgGCCTGGTCCTCACCGACGACGACCGCCACCTCCTGGAGCGCTGGACCAAGATGGCCGACGGCGCCCCGCCGCGCcagcccgccccgccccgcccccccgccccggccccgcccccctgccccgccccgcccccgcccgccgaGGCCTGGCCGGGCCCCGAGGCGTGGCCGGAGCGGCCGGCCGGCGCCGCCGACGCCGACGTGGCCACGGTGAcgcagcagctgcagaagtcgcag GTGGAGGATCCGCTGCCCCCCGTGTTCCCGGTGACGCCCaagggcagcggggccgggtACGGCGTCGGCTTCGACCTGGAGGAGTTCCTGAGCCAATCGCTGGACATGGTGGGGGAGGCCAAGGACAG CCAGGGCGACTCGGCGCCGCTCTCGGCGTCGCTCTTGGCCGATTGGCTCGAGGTTCACCGCCTGAGCCCCGCCGCGCTCGAGAGCCTCCAGCGCGACCTCCAGCTGGGCTCGCCCATGCTCCTGGCCGACGACCCGCCCGCGCCCTGA